One Olleya sp. Hel_I_94 genomic window, GAACGTGCCATTTCAGCTCCATTCAAACGACCACTAATCTGTACTTTAATTCCTTCAGCATTCATACGCATTGTTGCAGCAATAGCCATTTTAATTGCACGTCTATATGAAATTCTATTTTCAATTTGACGAGCAATACTAGTTGCTACTAAAAACGCATCAAGTTCAGGTCTCTTAATTTCAAAGATGTTAATCTGAACTTCTTTACCTGTAATTTTCTTAAGTTCTTCTTTTAACTTGTCTACCTCTTGTCCACCTTTTCCGATAATAATACCAGGTCTAGCAGTAGTGATAGTAACGGTTACAAGTTTTAAAGTTCTCTCAATAATTACACGAGATACACTAGCTTTAGATAAACGCGCGTGAACGTATTTTCTAATCTTATCGTCTTCGGCAAGTTTATCACCATAATCGTTTCCTCCGTACCAGTTAGATTCCCATCCTCTGATAATTCCTAAGCGATTTCCGATTGGATTTGTCTTTTGTCCCATATCTATCTTAGCTTTGTGTTTTATTATTAGCTCCAACCACGATAGTTACGTGGTTTGAGCGTTTTCTTATTCTGTGAGCACGTCCTTGTGGTGCTGGACGTAATCTTTTTAACATAGATCCACCATCTACTCTTATTTCTTGAACAAATAATTCAGCATCTTCGATACTTGCATCTTCATTCTTAGCTTGCCAATTAGCTATCGCAGAAAGTAATAATTTCTCTAAACGATTTGAAGCTTCTTTTTGACTAAACTTTAAAATATTAAGTGCCTTTTCTACGCGTTCACCTCTTACTAAATCGGCTACTAAACGCATTTTTCTTGGTGACGTAGGACAGTTATTAAGTTTAGCGAAAGCTATTTGCTTTTTACCCTCCTTAATAGCGTCTGCCATTTGTTTTTTACGACTTCCCATAGCTTACTTTTTACCTTTATTTTTAGCACCAGCGTGACCTCTAAAAGATCTTGTTGGTGAAAATTCTCCTAACTTATGTCCAACCATGTTTTCTGTAACGTAAACTGGAACAAACTGACGACCGTTATGAACTGCAATTGTTTGCCCAACAAAATCAGGTGTTATCATACTTGCTCTTGACCAAGTTTTAATAACAGTCTTTTTGTTAGCTTCCACATTGTCAGCTACTTTTTTCTCTAATTTATAGTGAACGTAAGGTCCTTTTTTTAATGATCTTGCCATGATTTCTTATTTCTTTCTACGTTCTACAATATATTTATTACTCGCTTTAGTTTTAGAACGTGTTCTATATCCTTTAGCTGGTATACCGTTTCTAGAACGTGGATGTCCACCTGATGACTTACCTTCACCACCTCCCATTGGGTGATCAACTGGATTCATTACAACTGGTCTTGTTCTTGGTCTTCTACCTAACCATCTACTACGTCCAGCTTTACCTGAAACAAGTAATTGATGATCTGAATTAGAAACTGCTCCTATCGTTGCCATACATGTAACTAAAATTAATCTAGTTTCACCTGATGGTAATTTAATAGTAGCAAACTTACCATCTCTAGCCATTAACTGAGCAAAAGCTCCAGCACTTCTTGCCATTACAGCACCTTGTCCTGGTCTTAACTCAACACATGAGATAATTGTTCCTAATGGAATATTAGCTAATGGCATTGCATTTCCAATTTCCGGAGAAGAACCTTCACCTGAAACAACAGTTTGACCTACTTGTAAACCATTTTGAGCAATGATATAAGTTTTCTCACCATCTTGGTAATTCAATAATGCGATAAACGCTGTTCTGTTTGGATCGTATTGTATTGATGCTACTTCAGCAGGAATACCTGCTTTAGATCTTTTGAAATCAATTATACGATATCTACGTTTGTGCCCACCACCTTTATAGCGCATGGTCATACGTCCTTGACTGTTTCTACCACCTGATCGTTTTTTCGGAGCTAATAAGCTTTTTTCCGGCTTGTCAGTAGTAATGGCGTCAAATCCGTTTACTACTCTAAATCGCTGACCTGGTGTGATTGGTTTTAATTTTCTTACTGACATTTGTCTTTAATTACATGTTAGTGTATAAATCAATCATTTCACCTTCCGCCAGTTGTACAATTGCTTTTTTCTTAGCATTTGTTTTACCATGTTGAATACCAGTTTTAGTAAACTTGGTACTTCTATCTGGACGGACATTTATAGTACGAACTTTTTCAACAGAAACTCCATAAGCAGCTTCCACTGCTTTTTTGATTTCTACCTTGTTCGCCTTAGTGTTCACAAAGAAACTATAGCAGTTGTTTAACTCGCTATTAGCAGTTGCCTTTTCTGTGATTATAGGTTTAATTAAGATATTCATTTTGCTTCTATTTACTTAAATTCGACTCAATTCCTTCTAAAGAGCTCTCTAAAAGGACAACTTGATTTGCATTTAATATTTTGTAAGTACTTAATTCTGAGGCGATTATGACTTCTGAGCCTTTCAAATTACGTGACGACAAATATACATTATTATTTGACGTACCCAACACAAACAGTGATTTTTTGTTTTGTAGGTCTAACGCATTTAATACAGCTGTAAAGTTTTTAGTCTTTGGAGCATCAAAATTAAAGTCCTCTAGGACGATAATAGACTTTTCATTTGCCTTAATACTTAAAGCTGATTTACGCGCTAAACGTTTTAAGCTTTTATTAAGTTTGAATGAATAGTTTCTAGGTCTTGGTCCGAACATACGTCCTCCACCTCTAAAAACTCCTGACTTAATACTACCTGCTCTGGCAGTACCTGTACCTTTTTGTTTTTTAATCTTACGTGTACTTCCAGTAATCTCAGCACGCTCTTTAGCTTTGTGAGTTCCCTGTCTTTGATTTGCTAAGTATTGCTTAACATCCAAATATACAGCATGATTATTAGGTTCAATAGCAAAAACACCATCAGAAAGGTCTGCCTTTCTACCTGTTTCTTTTCCGTTTATATCTAAAACTGCTACTTTCATTATTTTCTGATAATTACATAAGCGTTTTTATGTCCAGGTACACAACCTTTAACAACTAGTAAGTTCTTTTCAGGAACTACTTTTAAAACTCTTAAATTTTCAACTTTAACTGAATCTGTTCCCATTCTACCTGCCATACGCATTCCTTTGAATACTCTTGCTGGATAAGATGCTGCTCCAATAGATCCTGGTGCTCTTAAACGGTTATGTTGTCCGTGAGTAGCTTGACCTACACCACCAAACCCATGACGTTTTACAACCCCTTGGAATCCTTTTCCTTTTGATGTACCTGATACATCAACAAATTCACCTTCTACAAAGTGCTCTACAGTGATTGCATCACCTAACTTGTACTCCGCATCAAAACCTTTAAATTCAACGATTTTGCGTTTTACAGAAGTCCCTGCTTTTTTAGCGTGACCTAAGTCAGCTTTAGTAGCACTTTTTTCTGTCGCGTCATCGAAACCAAGTTGCACAGCATTATAACCGTCAACTTCTTCAGTTCTGACTTGGGTAACGATACATGGTCCAGCTTCGATTACTGTACATGGTACATTCTTACCATTTTCATCGAAAATGCTGGTCATACCGATTTTTTTTCCAATTAACCCAGACATAATTATTATTTATTTATTATTACTATTTATTAAAAAATATTCAAGGCTGAAAATACGTTTCAGCCTTGAATTGTATTTTTACCGTTTTTCCTTCGCTCGAAGCTTAGGACATGTTTCGCTTAAAATCTTTAAACGAATAAATTACTTATACTTTAATTTCAACTTCTACTCCACTTGGTAATTCAAGTTTCATTAAAGCATCAATAGTCTTTGAAGATGAAGAGTAAATATCTAATAATCTCTTGTAAGAGCTTAATTGAAATTGTTCTCTAGACTTCTTATTTACGTGTGGTGAACGTAATACAGTAAAGATTTTTTTATGAGTTGGTAATGGAATTGGTCCAGTTACTACAGCTCCAGTACTTTTTACTGTCTTTACAATCTTCTCAGCAGATTTATCTACTAAATTGTGATCGTAAGATTTTAATTTTATTCTAATTTTTTGACTCATTTCTTTAAGATTTACGATTCAACGCCTTTAGCAGCTTTAATTACTTCTTCTGAAATATTAGAAGGAGTTTCAGCATAATGTGAAAATTCCATTGTAGAAGTTGCTCTACCAGAAGATAATGTTCTTAATGTTGTAACATAACCAAACATTTCAGATAATGGCACAGTAGCTTTAATTGTCTTAGCTCCAGCACGATCACCCATACCTTCCATCATACCTCTTCTTCTATTTAAATCTCCAACAATGTCACCCATATTTTCTTCAGGAGTAATTACCTCAAGCTTCATGATAGGCTCCATTATTACAGCTTTAGCAGCTTTAGCACAGTTTTTAAATCCTAGCTTAGCAGCCAACTCAAAAGATAATTGATCAGAATCCACATCATGGTAAGATCCATCTTTTAAAGTAACTTTCATTGAGTCGATTTCATAACCTGCTAATGGACCGTTAACCATTGCCATCTTAAATCCTTTTTCAATTGAAGGGATAAATTCCTTAGGAACGTTACCACCTTTAATTACAGATTCAAACTGTAATCCAACAACACCTTCGTCTGCTGGTTCAACAGTAAATACGATATCGGCAAATTTACCACGTCCACCTGATTGTTTCTTATAAACTTCTCTATGATCTGCCGATGCAGTAATAGCTTCTTTATATTCAACTTGAGGTTGACCTTGATTAACTTCTACTTTAAACTCACGTCTTAAACGATCTACAATTACATCTAAGTGAAGCTCTCCCATTCCAGAAATAATAGTCTGACCTGAAGCTTCATCTGAACGCACTGTAAACGTCGGATCTTCTTCTGCTAATTTAGCTAAACCAATACCTAATTTATCAACATCAGCTTTAGTTTTAGGCTCAACCGCGATACCAATTACTGGATCTGGGAAGTCCATAGACTCTAAAATGATTGGATGATCTTGGTCTGATAAAGTATCTCCTGTTTTGATAGATTTAAATCCAACAGCAGCTCCAATATCTCCAGCCTCGATAAAATCAATTGCATTTTGCTTGTTAGCATGCATTTGATAAATACGAGAGATACGTTCTTTTTTACCAGAACGATTATTTAACACATAAGAACCTGCATCTAAACGACCAGAGTAAGCTCTAAAAAATGCTAAACGTCCTACGAAAGGATCTGTTGCAATTTTAAACGCTAATGCTGCAAAAGGTTCGTCAACACTTGGCTTACGTAATTCTTCTTTTTCAGTATCTGGATTCATCCCTTTAATACCTTCCTTGTCCATTGGAGAAGGCAAGTAACGACATACAGCATCTAACAAGAATTGTACACCTTTATTTTTAAAAGCTGAACCACAAATCATAGGAATGATTGCCATATCCATTACAGCAGCTCTAAGTGCAGCATGCACTTCTTCTTCTGTAATTGAATCTTCATCTTCCATGAATTTTTCTAAAAGATTCTCGTCATAACTTGCTACTTCTTCAATTAAAAGTGCACGGTATTTACGAGCTTCTTCTTTCATATCCTCAGGAATTTCGATAACATCGAAAGTTGCTCCTTGAGTTTCATCGTGCCAAACAATAGCACGGTTTTTTACTAAATCTATGATACCTTTAAAATCTTCTTCATCACCAATGTTTAAAACAATTGGCACTGCGTTAGACTTTAACATATCTTTTACTTGTTGACAAACAGCTAAAAAGTCAGATCCTTGACGGTCCATCTTATTAACAAAACCAATTCTTGGTACTTTATAATTGTCTGCAAGTCTCCAGTTAGTTTCAGATTGAGGCTCAACACCATCAACTGCACTAAACAAGAATACTAAACCATCTAATACACGTAAAGATCTATTTACCTCTACAGTAAAATCAACGTGACCTGGAGTATCAATAATATTAAAGTGATAATCCTTTGTTGTTGGTGTAGGTTCTGCATTTTCTAATGGGAACTTCCAAGTACAAGTTGTAGCTGCAGACGTAATAGTAATACCACGTTCCTGCTCTTGCTCCATCCAGTCCATTGTAGCAGCACCATCATGCACTTCTCCAATTTTATGCGAAACACCTGTATAATAAAGAACACGCTCTGTTGTTGTAGTTTTACCTGCATCAATATGAGCTGCAATTCCAATGTTTCTTGTATATTTTAAATCTCTAGCCATGTCTTATTAAAATCTAAAGTGAGAGAATGCTTTGTTTGCTTCAGCCATCTTGTGAGTATCTACACGTTTTTTAACTGCTGCTCCTTC contains:
- the rplB gene encoding 50S ribosomal protein L2, with the translated sequence MSVRKLKPITPGQRFRVVNGFDAITTDKPEKSLLAPKKRSGGRNSQGRMTMRYKGGGHKRRYRIIDFKRSKAGIPAEVASIQYDPNRTAFIALLNYQDGEKTYIIAQNGLQVGQTVVSGEGSSPEIGNAMPLANIPLGTIISCVELRPGQGAVMARSAGAFAQLMARDGKFATIKLPSGETRLILVTCMATIGAVSNSDHQLLVSGKAGRSRWLGRRPRTRPVVMNPVDHPMGGGEGKSSGGHPRSRNGIPAKGYRTRSKTKASNKYIVERRKK
- the rpsC gene encoding 30S ribosomal protein S3; protein product: MGQKTNPIGNRLGIIRGWESNWYGGNDYGDKLAEDDKIRKYVHARLSKASVSRVIIERTLKLVTVTITTARPGIIIGKGGQEVDKLKEELKKITGKEVQINIFEIKRPELDAFLVATSIARQIENRISYRRAIKMAIAATMRMNAEGIKVQISGRLNGAEMARSEHYKEGRIPLSTFRADIDYALVESHTTYGRLGVKVWIMKGEVYGKRELSPLVGLAKKQGKGGRQGGGKPQQRRRK
- the rplW gene encoding 50S ribosomal protein L23; this translates as MNILIKPIITEKATANSELNNCYSFFVNTKANKVEIKKAVEAAYGVSVEKVRTINVRPDRSTKFTKTGIQHGKTNAKKKAIVQLAEGEMIDLYTNM
- the fusA gene encoding elongation factor G, with amino-acid sequence MARDLKYTRNIGIAAHIDAGKTTTTERVLYYTGVSHKIGEVHDGAATMDWMEQEQERGITITSAATTCTWKFPLENAEPTPTTKDYHFNIIDTPGHVDFTVEVNRSLRVLDGLVFLFSAVDGVEPQSETNWRLADNYKVPRIGFVNKMDRQGSDFLAVCQQVKDMLKSNAVPIVLNIGDEEDFKGIIDLVKNRAIVWHDETQGATFDVIEIPEDMKEEARKYRALLIEEVASYDENLLEKFMEDEDSITEEEVHAALRAAVMDMAIIPMICGSAFKNKGVQFLLDAVCRYLPSPMDKEGIKGMNPDTEKEELRKPSVDEPFAALAFKIATDPFVGRLAFFRAYSGRLDAGSYVLNNRSGKKERISRIYQMHANKQNAIDFIEAGDIGAAVGFKSIKTGDTLSDQDHPIILESMDFPDPVIGIAVEPKTKADVDKLGIGLAKLAEEDPTFTVRSDEASGQTIISGMGELHLDVIVDRLRREFKVEVNQGQPQVEYKEAITASADHREVYKKQSGGRGKFADIVFTVEPADEGVVGLQFESVIKGGNVPKEFIPSIEKGFKMAMVNGPLAGYEIDSMKVTLKDGSYHDVDSDQLSFELAAKLGFKNCAKAAKAVIMEPIMKLEVITPEENMGDIVGDLNRRRGMMEGMGDRAGAKTIKATVPLSEMFGYVTTLRTLSSGRATSTMEFSHYAETPSNISEEVIKAAKGVES
- the rpsJ gene encoding 30S ribosomal protein S10 yields the protein MSQKIRIKLKSYDHNLVDKSAEKIVKTVKSTGAVVTGPIPLPTHKKIFTVLRSPHVNKKSREQFQLSSYKRLLDIYSSSSKTIDALMKLELPSGVEVEIKV
- the rpsS gene encoding 30S ribosomal protein S19; this translates as MARSLKKGPYVHYKLEKKVADNVEANKKTVIKTWSRASMITPDFVGQTIAVHNGRQFVPVYVTENMVGHKLGEFSPTRSFRGHAGAKNKGKK
- the rplD gene encoding 50S ribosomal protein L4, producing MKVAVLDINGKETGRKADLSDGVFAIEPNNHAVYLDVKQYLANQRQGTHKAKERAEITGSTRKIKKQKGTGTARAGSIKSGVFRGGGRMFGPRPRNYSFKLNKSLKRLARKSALSIKANEKSIIVLEDFNFDAPKTKNFTAVLNALDLQNKKSLFVLGTSNNNVYLSSRNLKGSEVIIASELSTYKILNANQVVLLESSLEGIESNLSK
- the rplV gene encoding 50S ribosomal protein L22, producing MGSRKKQMADAIKEGKKQIAFAKLNNCPTSPRKMRLVADLVRGERVEKALNILKFSQKEASNRLEKLLLSAIANWQAKNEDASIEDAELFVQEIRVDGGSMLKRLRPAPQGRAHRIRKRSNHVTIVVGANNKTQS
- the rplC gene encoding 50S ribosomal protein L3, which encodes MSGLIGKKIGMTSIFDENGKNVPCTVIEAGPCIVTQVRTEEVDGYNAVQLGFDDATEKSATKADLGHAKKAGTSVKRKIVEFKGFDAEYKLGDAITVEHFVEGEFVDVSGTSKGKGFQGVVKRHGFGGVGQATHGQHNRLRAPGSIGAASYPARVFKGMRMAGRMGTDSVKVENLRVLKVVPEKNLLVVKGCVPGHKNAYVIIRK